The Dendropsophus ebraccatus isolate aDenEbr1 chromosome 3, aDenEbr1.pat, whole genome shotgun sequence genome includes a region encoding these proteins:
- the LOC138786646 gene encoding zinc finger protein OZF-like, whose product MNQGEDGNNINAPETDDSSDERYKQNITTGRNLNYFNATDIRVKEEETDVSSDEQYNVDITSANDLNYINVIDIIVKGEETDMSSDEQYKEDITTGNRPAECPRRSEGHQISPDITADGQITQDTYEEPSIPPDIPSAPHSKELSSVPVIQVPSTDSPESVKQNKTCRKNVGNKRAHTEEKPFSCTECGKCFTVKSNLVQHQKTHTGEKPFSCTECGKCFNRKSNLVEHRKIHTGEKPFLCQECMKYFTRKIDLVLHQRNHTGEKPHICPECGKCFTLKSHLVRHQIIHTGEKPFSCTECGKCFTMKSYLAEHQKSHTGEKPFSCPECGKCYSNKSALVKHHKTHTGEKPFSCHECGKCFTMKSQLVRHQRIHTGEKLFSCPECGKCFTQKSNLIIHERTHTGERPYPCPECGKCFSQKSTLAAHQRTHMG is encoded by the exons atgaatcagggggaagatgggaacaatattaatgctccagagacagatgacagcagtgatgagcggTATAAGCAGAACATCACTACTGGGAGGAATCTGAACTATTTTAATGCTACAGATAtaagggtaaaagaagaagagacagatgtgagcagtgatgaacAGTATAATGTGGATATCACTTCAGCGAATGATCTGAATTATATTAATGTTATAGACATAATAGTAAAAGGAGAAGAGACAGatatgagcagtgatgagcagtataaggaagacatcactacaggtaaccgcccag ctgagtgtccccggagatcagagggacatcagatatctccagatattacagcagatggtcagatcacacaagatacatatgaagaaccttctattCCCCCAGAtataccctcagcccctcacagcaaagagctctcatctgttcctgttatacaagtcccgtCTACTGATTCACCAGAGAGCGTTAAGCAAAATAAAACTTGTAGAAAGAATGTTGGAAATAAAAGAGCTCATAcagaagagaagccattttcatgtaccgaatgtggaaaatgtttcactGTAAAATCCAATCTTGTTcaacatcaaaaaactcacacgggagagaagccattttcatgtacagagtgtgggaaatgtttcaatcggaaatcaaatcttgttgaacATCGGAAAAttcacacgggagagaagccatttttatgccaaGAATGTATGAAATATTTTACTCGTAAAATAGATCTTGTCCTCCATCAAAGAAatcacacaggtgagaagcctcatatatgtccagaatgtggaaagtgttttaCTCTAAAATCACATCTTGTAAGACATCAGATAAtccacacaggagaaaagccgtTTTCATgcacagaatgtggaaaatgttttactatgAAATCATACCTTGCTGAGCATCAAAAATctcacacgggagagaagccattttcttgtccagaatgtgggaaatgttacagCAATAAATcagctcttgttaaacatcaCAAAACTCACAccggggagaaaccattttcatgccatgaatgcgggaaatgttttactatgaAATCACAACTTGTTAGACATCagcgaattcacacaggggagaagttattttcatgcccagaatgtgggaaatgtttcactcAAAAATCAAATCTTAtcatacatgaaagaactcacacaggggagaggccttatccatgcccagaatgtgggaaatgttttagtcaGAAATCCACTCTGGCtgcacatcaaagaactcacatggGATAG